The Geoalkalibacter ferrihydriticus DSM 17813 genome includes a window with the following:
- a CDS encoding mannose-1-phosphate guanyltransferase produces MKAVIMAGGFGTRIHPLTINMPKPMIPLFNRPMMLHIMDLLKEHGINEMVLLLYHQPEVIKNYFGDGSEFGVRITYVTPLEDFGTAGAVKQAAKYLKERFVIISGDLLTDFDISAALKFHEERKAEATIVLTSVKDPLQFGVVITDKGDRITKFLEKPGWGEVFSDTINTGIYVLEPEVLERIPDNENRDWSKDVFPAMLEEKAALFGCSLQGYWQDVGNTDAYLEACRDVFAGKIQIDLPGTRAPIENRRIYLGQDAQVEQKDLSLLEGMVVIGDNSQIKGTARLKNCILGRNCTIEDGVELEDTILWRNVYVRKGSRIKGATLCNSVQIGQGVVIEEGAVIADETTVGDEAFIKKDVKIWPRKLVESGAIVTTNLIWGEKWRKSLYDGALVRGLTNVELTPEFSAKLGSAFGSTLPKDSFILCGRDAVRSSRMLKRAFVGGLLSTGVNVIDVKMISLPVLRYKLTTFGEVGGVHFRQSPDDPAATEIIFYDADGVEVSSSAAKGIERVYYKENFRRVHHSEPGGISELPRIYDYYREGYRRALDREALRAAAPKVVVDLNHSPAGDLLPSLLNELGCEVIELNSHVSERASGATPEQRKRAEEQLSRIVVTLGANAGFWIGPSGERCVLIDERGEIFSDIDALCTLASLVCRAEGRGELVAPVPAPQAVEALAQAAGLTVTRTKNDGRALVDAAKNKNVQLGFSMEGHYIFPAFHYNFDGMFTVAKTLELLARTGQTLSAARQAVKRQAYRHIRIPCSFDLKGGIMRKMSEDSVDHEASFIDGVKVQRGDAWVLMLPDQHQPVAHVIAEADNAAEADRLVEEYRHKLEEWKKELLSQ; encoded by the coding sequence ATGAAAGCTGTCATCATGGCTGGTGGTTTCGGCACCCGCATCCACCCTCTGACCATCAACATGCCCAAGCCCATGATTCCCCTGTTCAACCGACCCATGATGCTGCACATCATGGATTTGCTCAAGGAACACGGCATCAATGAAATGGTTCTGTTGCTTTATCATCAGCCCGAGGTCATCAAAAACTATTTCGGCGACGGCAGCGAATTCGGTGTGCGCATCACCTATGTCACGCCTCTGGAGGACTTCGGCACCGCCGGTGCGGTAAAACAGGCCGCCAAGTATCTCAAGGAGCGCTTCGTCATCATCAGCGGCGACCTGCTCACCGACTTCGATATCTCTGCTGCACTAAAATTCCATGAAGAGCGCAAAGCCGAGGCGACCATTGTGCTGACATCGGTCAAGGATCCGCTGCAATTCGGCGTGGTGATTACCGACAAAGGCGACCGCATCACCAAGTTTCTTGAAAAGCCGGGCTGGGGCGAGGTTTTCTCCGACACCATCAATACCGGCATTTATGTTCTTGAGCCGGAGGTTCTCGAGCGCATTCCCGACAACGAGAACCGCGACTGGTCGAAGGATGTGTTCCCCGCCATGCTCGAGGAAAAGGCCGCTCTGTTCGGTTGCAGCCTGCAGGGCTACTGGCAGGACGTAGGCAATACCGACGCCTATCTTGAAGCCTGTCGCGACGTCTTTGCCGGAAAAATCCAAATCGATCTGCCCGGCACGCGCGCGCCCATCGAAAATCGGCGGATTTATCTCGGCCAGGACGCGCAGGTCGAGCAGAAGGATCTGTCGCTGCTCGAAGGCATGGTGGTGATCGGTGACAACTCGCAGATCAAAGGCACGGCGCGCCTTAAAAACTGTATCCTCGGACGCAACTGCACCATCGAAGACGGGGTGGAACTCGAAGACACTATTCTCTGGCGCAATGTTTACGTGCGCAAGGGCTCGCGCATCAAGGGCGCCACCTTGTGCAACAGTGTGCAGATCGGCCAGGGCGTGGTCATCGAAGAAGGCGCGGTGATCGCCGATGAAACCACGGTGGGCGATGAAGCCTTCATCAAAAAGGATGTCAAAATCTGGCCGCGCAAACTCGTCGAAAGCGGCGCCATCGTCACCACCAACCTCATCTGGGGCGAGAAATGGCGCAAATCCCTGTATGACGGAGCGCTGGTACGCGGCTTGACCAACGTCGAACTGACACCTGAATTTTCCGCCAAGCTCGGTTCGGCATTCGGCTCGACCCTACCCAAGGACAGTTTCATTCTGTGCGGACGCGATGCGGTGCGCTCCTCGCGTATGCTCAAGCGCGCCTTTGTCGGCGGGCTGCTGTCCACCGGGGTCAACGTCATTGACGTCAAGATGATCTCGCTGCCGGTACTGCGCTACAAGCTCACCACTTTCGGCGAGGTGGGCGGGGTGCATTTCCGTCAGAGCCCCGATGATCCCGCCGCCACGGAAATCATTTTTTATGACGCCGACGGGGTGGAGGTTTCCTCTTCGGCGGCCAAGGGCATCGAGCGGGTCTACTACAAAGAAAATTTCCGCCGCGTGCATCACTCTGAACCTGGTGGAATTTCAGAGCTGCCACGCATCTACGACTATTACCGCGAAGGGTACCGCCGAGCCCTGGACCGTGAGGCTCTGCGCGCCGCGGCCCCCAAGGTGGTGGTGGACCTCAATCACTCTCCCGCGGGCGATCTGTTGCCGAGCCTGCTCAACGAGCTTGGCTGTGAGGTCATCGAACTCAATTCCCACGTTTCCGAGCGCGCCTCCGGGGCCACTCCGGAGCAGCGCAAACGCGCCGAGGAGCAGCTCTCGCGCATTGTCGTGACTCTCGGTGCCAACGCCGGATTCTGGATCGGCCCCTCCGGCGAGCGTTGCGTACTCATCGACGAACGGGGCGAAATATTCTCCGACATCGATGCCTTGTGTACTCTTGCGTCTCTGGTCTGCCGCGCCGAAGGGCGGGGCGAGCTGGTCGCGCCGGTGCCCGCACCTCAAGCGGTGGAGGCTCTCGCCCAGGCGGCCGGGCTGACCGTAACCCGCACCAAAAACGATGGCCGCGCCCTGGTCGATGCCGCCAAAAACAAGAATGTCCAGTTGGGGTTCTCCATGGAAGGGCACTACATCTTCCCCGCCTTTCACTACAACTTCGACGGCATGTTCACCGTCGCCAAAACCCTGGAACTGCTGGCACGTACGGGCCAGACCCTGAGTGCCGCGCGCCAGGCCGTCAAACGGCAGGCTTACCGCCATATCCGGATTCCCTGCTCCTTTGACCTCAAGGGGGGAATCATGCGCAAGATGAGTGAAGACAGCGTCGACCACGAGGCCAGCTTCATCGACGGTGTCAAGGTGCAGCGCGGCGATGCCTGGGTTCTTATGCTGCCTGATCAGCATCAACCTGTGGCCCATGTCATTGCTGAAGCGGACAATGCCGCCGAGGCCGACCGGCTGGTGGAGGAGTATCGACACAAACTTGAAGAATGGAAGAAAGAGCTGCTCAGTCAGTGA
- a CDS encoding response regulator, which translates to MPKILVVDDEDDLRLLYADELEDEGYEVVTAGSGQEARECLAREPFDLMILDIQMRGESGLDLLKEMVREREELPVILCTAFSMYKDDFSSWLADAYVVKSSDLSELKEQVRIILAKKKSA; encoded by the coding sequence GTGCCCAAAATTCTAGTGGTCGATGACGAAGATGATCTGCGCTTGCTCTATGCCGATGAATTGGAAGACGAAGGATATGAGGTGGTTACCGCCGGGTCGGGGCAGGAGGCCCGCGAATGTCTGGCGCGTGAGCCCTTTGACCTGATGATTCTCGACATCCAGATGCGCGGCGAGAGCGGCCTTGATCTGCTCAAGGAGATGGTGCGCGAGCGCGAGGAACTGCCGGTGATCCTCTGTACCGCCTTCAGCATGTACAAGGATGATTTTTCATCCTGGCTGGCTGACGCCTATGTGGTCAAAAGCTCTGATCTGAGCGAGCTCAAGGAGCAGGTGCGAATAATACTGGCCAAGAAAAAATCGGCATAA
- a CDS encoding YgiQ family radical SAM protein produces the protein MKTPPLKYSAGFLPTSRAEMTARGWDELDILFVSGDAYIDHPAFGAALLARLLEAEGYRVGIIAQPAWKDPESLRAMGRPRLFAAVSAGAMDSLVNRYTAAKKVRNDDAYTPGGRAGARPDRAVIAYTAALKGAFKGLPVVIGGIEASLRRLAHYDFWDDRVRRSVLVDSKADLLVFGMGETPLVDIARRAASGEELKAMQDIRGTAVMLSAPFPAALELPSFDAVAADPRAYAEAFHLTAAEANPWSGRALTQNHGARWVLVNPPAQPLSAAQLDRLYALPFTRLPHPSYTEKITAYEQIKFSITAHRGCAGGCAFCAITHHQGKTIQSRSEQSIIDEVHTLTRHPEFRGTLSDVGGPTANMYGMFCGDEAARAQCRRQSCLHPRICRNLAASGVRATRLLEKIRGLAGVKHVFVASGIRYDLLDHQQEYFEALLAHHVGGLLKIAPESVVPEVTAIMRKPGPEPLEKFLRYYRDACHAGGKRLGVVPYLIAGHPGCTLSHMVDTALFLKRHNLRVEQVQEFTPTPGTLATCIWHTGQDPFTNARVHVPQNPRERRMQKALLLWHLPESRGDIAAALKECNRERDGKELLEEKKNHPEPKRQQAHKGKSRR, from the coding sequence ATGAAGACCCCCCCTCTAAAATACAGCGCGGGGTTTCTCCCCACCAGCCGTGCGGAAATGACCGCGCGCGGCTGGGATGAATTGGATATTCTCTTCGTCAGCGGCGACGCCTATATCGACCATCCCGCCTTCGGCGCGGCACTGCTGGCGCGGCTGCTTGAAGCCGAAGGCTATCGGGTGGGGATTATCGCGCAGCCTGCGTGGAAAGACCCTGAATCCCTGAGGGCCATGGGGCGACCGCGCCTGTTTGCCGCGGTTTCGGCAGGCGCCATGGATTCGCTGGTCAACCGCTATACGGCAGCAAAAAAGGTGCGCAATGATGACGCCTATACTCCGGGCGGTCGCGCCGGGGCGCGTCCCGACCGCGCGGTGATCGCCTACACCGCCGCTCTCAAGGGTGCCTTCAAGGGATTGCCGGTAGTCATCGGCGGCATCGAGGCGAGCCTGCGCCGCCTGGCACACTATGATTTTTGGGATGACCGGGTGCGCCGCTCGGTGCTGGTCGACAGCAAGGCCGACCTGCTGGTGTTCGGCATGGGCGAGACGCCGCTTGTGGACATCGCCCGGCGCGCCGCAAGCGGCGAAGAGCTTAAAGCCATGCAGGATATCCGGGGAACGGCGGTGATGCTGTCCGCCCCCTTTCCGGCAGCGCTGGAGTTGCCCTCCTTCGACGCGGTTGCCGCCGATCCGCGGGCCTACGCCGAGGCTTTTCATCTGACCGCCGCTGAAGCCAATCCCTGGAGCGGTCGGGCTCTGACACAGAATCACGGCGCTCGCTGGGTGCTGGTCAATCCGCCGGCGCAACCCTTGAGCGCGGCACAGCTCGATCGTCTCTACGCTCTGCCCTTCACGCGGCTGCCGCATCCAAGCTACACGGAGAAAATCACCGCTTACGAGCAGATCAAGTTTTCCATCACCGCGCATCGCGGCTGCGCGGGGGGCTGCGCCTTCTGCGCCATCACTCACCATCAGGGCAAGACCATCCAGTCGCGCTCGGAACAATCGATCATCGACGAGGTCCACACCCTGACCAGGCATCCGGAGTTTCGCGGAACGCTCAGCGACGTCGGTGGACCCACCGCCAACATGTACGGCATGTTCTGCGGCGATGAAGCCGCGCGCGCCCAGTGCCGCCGCCAGAGTTGCCTGCATCCGCGCATCTGTCGGAATCTGGCGGCAAGCGGCGTGAGGGCCACACGCCTGCTTGAGAAAATCCGCGGCCTCGCCGGAGTGAAACATGTCTTCGTCGCCTCGGGCATCCGCTACGATCTGCTCGATCACCAGCAGGAATACTTCGAAGCACTGCTCGCCCACCACGTGGGCGGCCTGCTCAAAATCGCCCCCGAATCGGTGGTGCCTGAAGTCACTGCCATCATGCGCAAACCCGGCCCCGAACCCCTGGAGAAATTTCTTCGCTATTATCGCGATGCCTGCCATGCCGGCGGTAAGCGTCTCGGCGTGGTGCCCTATCTGATCGCCGGGCATCCCGGCTGCACCCTCTCCCACATGGTGGATACCGCCCTGTTTCTCAAGCGTCACAACCTGCGCGTCGAACAGGTGCAGGAGTTCACCCCCACCCCGGGAACGCTGGCCACCTGCATCTGGCATACCGGTCAGGATCCCTTTACGAACGCCCGCGTACATGTCCCCCAAAACCCGCGCGAGCGCCGTATGCAAAAAGCCCTGCTGCTGTGGCATCTGCCGGAGAGTCGCGGGGACATTGCCGCGGCGTTGAAAGAGTGCAACCGCGAGCGCGACGGCAAAGAGCTGCTCGAAGAAAAAAAGAACCATCCGGAGCCTAAGCGTCAGCAGGCACACAAAGGCAAATCTCGTCGTTGA
- the mscL gene encoding large-conductance mechanosensitive channel protein MscL, translating to MSVVKEFKEFAMRGNVVDMAVGIIIGAAFGRIVTSLVNDVIMPPIGKLLGGVDFTDLFITLGAGEYASLLEAQAAGAATINYGVFINTLVNFIIVAFAIFMVIKTINKMKKKEEAAPAPPPEPSAEEKLLAEIRDLLKK from the coding sequence ATGAGTGTGGTCAAGGAATTCAAAGAGTTTGCCATGCGTGGCAATGTCGTCGACATGGCGGTGGGGATTATCATCGGAGCGGCTTTCGGCAGGATTGTCACGTCCCTGGTCAATGACGTGATCATGCCGCCCATCGGCAAGTTGTTGGGCGGCGTCGATTTTACCGATCTCTTCATCACTCTTGGTGCAGGCGAATATGCCAGCCTGCTCGAGGCCCAGGCGGCCGGGGCGGCAACCATCAACTATGGCGTTTTCATCAATACCTTGGTCAACTTCATCATCGTCGCCTTTGCCATATTCATGGTGATCAAAACGATTAACAAGATGAAAAAGAAAGAAGAGGCGGCCCCGGCCCCGCCGCCCGAGCCGTCGGCCGAGGAGAAGCTGCTGGCGGAAATCCGTGACCTGTTGAAGAAGTAG
- a CDS encoding putative bifunctional diguanylate cyclase/phosphodiesterase, giving the protein MSRQGSRCLELSTDRLNRALRTLSAASASIIHGATEEQLVGQICRILVQVGGYRLAWIGLADAHDGSLLVQAGQYFEGCRSLDAVRTDVRVDGWGSACQLISRAVRLGRFVVVRRGGEDRWSQACRRLSGDPGYGSALALPLTHGAVMLGVLALYAEAIDAFDEDEVDLLSDLAGNLSHGIAALRDARRRSEAEAALEQEQQFLQSVIDGVADPTMVIGVDHEILLMNRASRIYLAEGASLRPGARCHEVIDASQTPCNEKEKICPLREVQRTGKTCRVVHRQVLPDGRRRTYELEASPLWNADGSLRGIIQAARDITQRLAVEATLRENQDRLDYLAHHDPLTNLPNRLRFNARLQQAMARARETHRQIALLVLDLDRFKNINDSLGHELGDQVLREVAGRLRRCLRGGDTVARLGGDEFVVILEEMEDLKAVSGVARNILRNLGRAFQVSHHDLFVTTSIGISLFPGDAQSAEGLMKNADVAMYRAKEEGRNNYQFYRPDMNVRTPEMLILESNLRRAMSENQLELYYQPQYDLASRQLIGLEALLRWQHPVQGRISPADFIPLAEETGLIVPLGQWVLKTACVQAKAWQEQGYLPVRVAVNISAREFRQPDFVENVEGILAETGLDPHWLELEITESIAMQNFEETIMTLTDLKIRGVHLAIDDFGTGYSSLGYLKRFPISKLKIDQSFVRDINRDCNDAAIATSIIALGRSMNMEVIAEGVETEAQAELLLGKGCHQAQGFLFSPAVAAEKVENFFSRAAPQNRSARVIHLPRAGTQ; this is encoded by the coding sequence ATGAGCCGACAAGGAAGTCGCTGCCTGGAATTGTCCACGGACAGGCTCAACCGCGCGCTGCGCACTCTGAGCGCTGCAAGTGCGAGTATCATTCATGGTGCAACGGAAGAACAGCTCGTCGGCCAGATTTGCCGCATTCTAGTGCAAGTCGGGGGCTATCGGCTGGCCTGGATCGGGTTGGCCGATGCGCACGACGGCAGTCTTCTGGTGCAGGCTGGACAGTACTTCGAGGGGTGTCGCTCCCTGGATGCGGTGCGCACGGATGTGCGCGTTGATGGTTGGGGCAGTGCCTGCCAACTGATCAGCCGCGCGGTGCGCCTGGGGCGTTTTGTGGTGGTGCGGCGCGGCGGCGAGGACCGCTGGTCGCAGGCCTGTCGGCGATTATCCGGTGATCCGGGCTATGGATCCGCCCTGGCGCTCCCATTGACGCACGGCGCGGTAATGCTCGGCGTCCTGGCCTTGTATGCCGAAGCAATTGATGCCTTCGACGAGGATGAAGTTGACCTTCTCTCAGACCTGGCCGGCAACCTCAGTCACGGCATCGCCGCCCTGCGCGATGCGCGGCGACGCAGCGAAGCGGAAGCCGCCCTGGAGCAGGAACAGCAGTTTCTGCAGTCGGTTATCGACGGGGTCGCCGATCCGACCATGGTGATCGGTGTCGACCATGAGATTCTGCTTATGAATCGTGCCTCGCGCATCTATCTGGCCGAGGGTGCTTCGCTAAGGCCCGGTGCCCGCTGTCATGAGGTCATCGACGCCAGCCAAACACCGTGCAACGAAAAAGAGAAAATCTGCCCGCTGCGTGAAGTCCAGCGTACCGGAAAAACCTGCCGAGTCGTACATCGCCAGGTGCTTCCCGACGGCCGCCGCCGGACCTATGAGCTGGAAGCCTCGCCCCTGTGGAATGCGGACGGTTCTCTGCGCGGCATTATCCAGGCGGCGCGTGACATTACCCAGCGCCTGGCGGTGGAGGCGACTCTGCGCGAGAACCAGGATCGTCTCGACTATCTGGCGCACCATGATCCGCTGACCAATCTGCCCAATCGCCTGCGCTTTAATGCCCGTCTTCAGCAGGCCATGGCGCGCGCGCGCGAAACACACCGGCAGATCGCGCTGCTGGTTCTTGATCTGGATCGCTTCAAGAACATTAATGATTCTCTGGGACATGAGCTTGGCGATCAGGTGCTGCGCGAAGTGGCCGGGCGTCTGCGCCGCTGCCTGCGTGGTGGCGACACGGTGGCGCGTTTGGGCGGCGACGAATTTGTGGTGATTCTCGAGGAAATGGAAGATCTCAAGGCAGTGTCTGGGGTCGCGCGCAATATCCTGCGCAACCTGGGGCGGGCTTTTCAGGTCAGTCATCACGACCTTTTCGTCACCACCAGTATCGGCATCAGCCTTTTCCCCGGCGATGCCCAGAGCGCCGAGGGCCTGATGAAGAACGCCGATGTGGCCATGTACCGGGCCAAGGAAGAAGGCCGCAACAATTATCAATTCTATCGGCCCGATATGAACGTGCGCACCCCCGAGATGTTGATTCTGGAGAGCAATCTGCGCCGCGCCATGAGCGAGAATCAGCTAGAGCTTTACTATCAGCCGCAATATGATCTGGCTTCGCGGCAACTGATTGGTCTTGAAGCGCTGCTGCGCTGGCAGCACCCTGTACAGGGCAGGATCTCTCCGGCTGACTTTATTCCCCTGGCGGAAGAAACCGGCCTTATTGTGCCTCTGGGGCAGTGGGTGCTGAAAACGGCCTGTGTTCAGGCCAAAGCCTGGCAGGAGCAGGGTTACCTGCCGGTGCGGGTGGCGGTCAACATTTCGGCGCGCGAATTCCGTCAGCCGGATTTTGTCGAAAATGTCGAGGGCATTCTCGCGGAAACCGGGCTTGACCCGCACTGGCTGGAGCTTGAAATCACCGAGAGCATCGCCATGCAGAATTTCGAAGAAACCATCATGACCCTGACCGATCTCAAGATTCGCGGCGTGCATCTGGCCATCGACGATTTCGGCACCGGCTATTCCTCGCTGGGGTATCTCAAGCGTTTTCCCATCAGCAAGCTCAAAATCGACCAGTCTTTCGTGCGCGACATCAATCGCGACTGCAACGATGCGGCCATCGCGACCTCCATCATCGCCCTGGGGCGCAGCATGAACATGGAGGTGATCGCCGAGGGCGTGGAAACTGAGGCTCAGGCCGAATTGCTTCTCGGCAAAGGCTGCCATCAGGCGCAGGGTTTTCTGTTCTCCCCGGCGGTTGCGGCGGAGAAAGTCGAAAATTTTTTTTCGCGCGCGGCGCCACAGAATAGATCCGCGCGGGTTATCCACCTGCCGCGCGCCGGCACCCAGTAA
- a CDS encoding lipocalin-like domain-containing protein: protein MPWPMLLLTLLPTLLFGACSDPPTAPDSERRLSLSETLGAEEDEGYARALVPRPFVFPEDHGPHPEFKTEWWYYTGNLRDGAGRRFGYQLTFFRVALSPQSLDRPSEWGANQIYMGHFALSDIDGRQFFAAERFSRAALDLAGAQAAPFRVWLEDWQASGEDQTFPMRLQAGDGQTTIDLSLSQGKPLVLQGEAGLSRKSAADGNASYYYSFTRLPTQGQVRIDGQTFTVSGDSWLDREWSTSALAPDQQGWDWFALQLDDDHELMFYQLRLQDGGSDPASKGIWVTPDGTGRLLRRDDVELQVLKTWHSPRGGTYPAQWKLKVPGENLELTVTPLLADQELDVSIRYWEGAVWVEGRRAGRKISGRGYVELTGYAEDLSETQKKR from the coding sequence ATGCCCTGGCCCATGCTGCTACTGACCCTGCTACCGACCCTGCTGTTTGGCGCATGCAGCGATCCCCCGACGGCCCCTGACTCCGAACGGCGCCTGAGCCTTTCCGAAACCCTCGGCGCCGAAGAGGATGAGGGCTACGCACGCGCCCTGGTGCCGCGCCCCTTCGTGTTTCCCGAGGATCATGGCCCACATCCCGAATTCAAAACCGAATGGTGGTACTACACCGGCAACCTGCGCGATGGTGCGGGGCGCCGCTTCGGCTATCAGCTCACTTTTTTCCGCGTGGCCTTGAGCCCGCAGTCCCTCGATCGCCCTTCTGAGTGGGGCGCAAACCAGATTTACATGGGCCATTTCGCCCTCAGCGATATCGATGGCCGACAATTTTTTGCTGCCGAGCGCTTCAGCCGAGCGGCTCTCGATCTGGCCGGCGCCCAGGCCGCACCTTTTCGCGTGTGGCTGGAAGACTGGCAGGCGAGCGGCGAGGACCAGACCTTTCCCATGCGCCTGCAGGCAGGCGACGGGCAGACGACCATCGATCTGTCTCTGAGCCAGGGCAAACCCCTGGTTTTGCAGGGCGAGGCGGGCCTGAGCCGCAAGAGCGCCGCGGACGGAAACGCCTCCTATTACTATTCTTTCACCCGCCTGCCGACCCAAGGCCAGGTGCGTATCGACGGACAGACCTTCACCGTCAGTGGCGACAGTTGGCTCGATCGCGAATGGAGCACCAGCGCTCTGGCCCCCGACCAGCAGGGCTGGGACTGGTTCGCCCTGCAGCTCGATGACGACCACGAGTTGATGTTCTACCAGTTGCGCCTCCAGGACGGCGGCAGCGATCCGGCGAGCAAAGGGATCTGGGTGACCCCCGACGGCACAGGACGGCTGCTGCGGCGCGACGACGTCGAACTACAGGTGCTCAAAACCTGGCACAGCCCGCGCGGCGGAACCTATCCCGCGCAATGGAAGCTGAAAGTACCGGGAGAAAATCTGGAATTGACGGTGACGCCCCTGCTCGCGGATCAGGAACTCGATGTCAGCATCCGTTACTGGGAAGGAGCGGTCTGGGTGGAAGGCAGGCGCGCGGGCCGCAAGATCAGCGGTCGCGGCTATGTGGAGTTGACCGGCTATGCCGAGGATCTCAGCGAAACACAGAAAAAGCGCTGA